One window of the Oceanicaulis sp. genome contains the following:
- a CDS encoding agmatine deiminase family protein: protein MTRPFDTARLVPHETAAQEAIHTCWPAATELWEEDLEPAREEFARFLALAAAPGADGKRLEIVVYAATAEAEADARRRMGRLVKVVREPYGDVWARDTGPVFARTAQGLDAVRFQFNGWGGKYDLPGDLTVGERIAKEAGARLVKADFICEGGALEFDGEGTVITTRQCLLNPNRNPRFTEKDVEVRLEALLGVSKVIWLDEGMIGDHTDGHVDNIVRFAAPGLVVCPEAAGPDDPNAKIYEAIAKDLARATDAAGRRLSVLRVPSPGLVQSEAGGPAAASHMNWVVGPRHVVMPAYNERAQLAARRLQRAFPGRKVVVSGANAILTGGGAFHCVTCNQPAG, encoded by the coding sequence ATGACCCGACCTTTCGACACCGCCCGCCTCGTCCCTCATGAAACCGCCGCGCAGGAGGCGATCCACACCTGCTGGCCGGCCGCCACCGAGCTTTGGGAGGAAGACCTCGAGCCGGCGCGTGAGGAGTTCGCGCGCTTTCTCGCCCTCGCCGCAGCGCCGGGCGCTGACGGAAAGCGGCTCGAGATCGTGGTCTACGCCGCCACCGCCGAGGCCGAGGCCGACGCGCGCCGCCGCATGGGCCGGCTGGTGAAGGTCGTGCGCGAGCCTTACGGCGACGTCTGGGCGCGCGACACGGGCCCGGTTTTCGCCAGGACCGCGCAGGGGCTCGACGCGGTCCGGTTCCAGTTCAACGGCTGGGGCGGCAAGTACGACCTGCCCGGCGATCTCACCGTCGGCGAGCGCATCGCGAAAGAGGCCGGCGCGCGGCTCGTGAAGGCCGATTTCATCTGCGAGGGCGGAGCGCTGGAGTTCGACGGCGAAGGCACGGTGATCACCACCCGCCAGTGCCTTCTGAACCCCAACCGCAATCCGCGCTTCACCGAAAAGGACGTCGAGGTCCGGCTCGAGGCGCTTCTGGGCGTCAGCAAGGTGATCTGGCTCGATGAAGGCATGATCGGCGATCACACCGACGGCCATGTCGACAATATCGTCCGCTTCGCAGCGCCGGGCCTCGTCGTGTGCCCCGAAGCCGCCGGGCCTGACGATCCGAACGCGAAAATCTATGAGGCGATCGCGAAGGACCTCGCTCGCGCCACTGACGCCGCCGGGCGCCGATTGAGCGTCTTGCGCGTTCCTTCCCCGGGTCTTGTGCAGTCCGAGGCTGGCGGCCCGGCCGCGGCCTCCCACATGAACTGGGTGGTCGGGCCGCGCCACGTGGTGATGCCGGCCTATAACGAGCGCGCGCAGCTCGCGGCCCGCCGCTTGCAGCGCGCCTTTCCGGGACGCAAAGTGGTCGTCTCGGGGGCGAACGCCATATTGACGGGAGGCGGCGCGTTCCACTGCGTGACCTGCAATCAGCCCGCCGGGTGA
- a CDS encoding BolA family protein, with protein MAAFEPVELTVTDDSAAHAGHAGARAEGESHFTVAIQSVHFAGKSRLERHRLVNAALKEELAGPVHALVVKAKAPGE; from the coding sequence ATGGCCGCGTTCGAACCCGTCGAGCTCACCGTCACCGATGACAGCGCCGCGCACGCCGGCCACGCCGGGGCGCGGGCCGAAGGCGAAAGCCATTTCACCGTGGCGATCCAGTCGGTCCATTTCGCCGGCAAGTCCCGGCTCGAACGCCACCGTCTGGTCAACGCCGCGCTCAAGGAAGAGCTGGCCGGGCCGGTGCATGCGCTGGTGGTCAAGGCCAAGGCGCCGGGGGAGTAG
- a CDS encoding J domain-containing protein → MDGAFKYRPRFVDIRVKKPKHEASVDERVCEHPQCRSKATARAPKSAAKRDEFYWFCQSHAAEYNKQWNFFEGMSEEAARAHVEADFYGHRPTWSFAAGSTTRKRAERASKDFQDGFFDPFSLFGDRPPPGQERRQREAEDPHAGMGRLQKRALETLSLDPGASKAEVRKRYAELVRAYHPDSNGGDRSMEEQLNKVVQSYQILKSAGMA, encoded by the coding sequence ATGGACGGCGCTTTCAAATACCGCCCGCGGTTTGTCGACATCCGCGTGAAGAAGCCCAAGCACGAGGCGTCTGTGGACGAGCGCGTGTGCGAGCATCCCCAGTGCCGGTCCAAGGCCACCGCCCGCGCGCCCAAAAGCGCGGCGAAACGCGACGAGTTCTACTGGTTCTGCCAGAGCCACGCGGCCGAGTACAACAAACAGTGGAATTTCTTCGAGGGCATGAGCGAGGAGGCCGCCCGCGCCCATGTCGAGGCCGATTTCTACGGCCACCGCCCGACCTGGAGCTTTGCAGCCGGCTCCACCACCCGCAAGCGGGCCGAGCGCGCCAGCAAGGACTTCCAGGACGGCTTCTTCGACCCGTTCTCCCTGTTCGGCGACCGCCCGCCCCCCGGTCAGGAGCGCCGCCAGCGCGAAGCCGAAGATCCCCACGCCGGCATGGGACGGCTGCAGAAGCGGGCGCTCGAGACCCTCAGCCTCGATCCCGGCGCGAGCAAGGCGGAAGTCCGCAAACGCTATGCGGAGCTGGTGCGCGCCTACCATCCCGATTCCAACGGCGGCGACCGCTCCATGGAGGAGCAGCTCAACAAGGTCGTGCAGAGCTACCAGATCCTGAAAAGCGCCGGGATGGCGTAG
- the cobS gene encoding cobaltochelatase subunit CobS, with protein MTDDALISLTPDTKADCKALFGFDPGFEVPAFSGRDEHVPVIDETYVFDPATTRAILAGFAFNRRVMIQGYHGTGKSTHVEQVAARLNWPMIRVNLDSHVSRIDMVGKDQIVLKDGQQVTEFQEGILPWAVRRPVALLFDEYDAGRPDVMFVIQRVLEASGSLTLLDQNRVIRPNPNFRLFATTNTVGLGDTTGLYHGTQQINQGQMDRWSIVSTLNYLPAETEREIVAAKLGEYGASETGAKAIADMVKVADMTREAFINGDLSTVMSPRTVLTWAENAQIFGDAGIAFRLTFLNKCDELERPIVAEMYQRVFGEDLPESPVKPGQAA; from the coding sequence ATGACCGACGACGCGCTGATCTCCCTGACGCCCGACACCAAGGCCGACTGCAAAGCCCTGTTCGGCTTCGATCCCGGTTTCGAGGTTCCGGCCTTTTCGGGCCGCGACGAGCACGTGCCGGTGATCGACGAGACCTATGTGTTCGATCCGGCGACCACGCGGGCGATCCTGGCGGGCTTCGCCTTCAATCGTCGGGTGATGATCCAAGGCTATCACGGCACGGGCAAATCCACCCATGTCGAGCAGGTCGCAGCCCGGCTGAACTGGCCGATGATCCGGGTCAATCTCGACAGCCATGTGAGCCGGATCGACATGGTCGGCAAGGACCAGATCGTCCTGAAGGACGGCCAGCAGGTCACCGAGTTCCAGGAAGGCATCCTGCCCTGGGCGGTGCGCCGCCCGGTCGCGCTTCTGTTCGACGAATACGACGCGGGCCGGCCCGACGTGATGTTCGTGATCCAGCGGGTTCTTGAAGCCTCGGGCTCGCTGACGCTGCTCGACCAGAACCGCGTAATCCGCCCGAACCCGAATTTCCGCCTGTTCGCCACCACCAACACGGTTGGCCTGGGCGACACCACGGGCCTCTATCACGGCACCCAGCAGATCAACCAGGGCCAGATGGACCGCTGGTCGATCGTCTCCACGCTCAACTACCTGCCCGCCGAGACCGAGCGCGAGATCGTCGCCGCCAAGCTCGGCGAGTACGGCGCGAGCGAGACCGGGGCGAAAGCGATCGCGGACATGGTCAAGGTCGCCGACATGACCCGCGAGGCCTTCATCAACGGGGACCTCTCCACCGTGATGAGCCCGCGCACCGTGCTGACCTGGGCGGAGAACGCGCAGATCTTCGGCGACGCCGGAATCGCCTTCCGGCTCACCTTCCTCAATAAGTGCGACGAGCTCGAACGCCCGATCGTGGCGGAGATGTATCAGCGCGTGTTCGGCGAGGACCTGCCCGAAAGCCCGGTCAAGCCGGGTCAGGCGGCGTAG
- a CDS encoding type II toxin-antitoxin system VapC family toxin, translating into MSVLVDTQAVAWYLIPGPRLTKRARVRMAGATRLFVSLASVWEANIKRAKHGDARLGSLGPWLDRMRETGLPEPFELLPIEFEDCYAVRDLPAVHGDPFDRMIAAQARRRTIPVISADPVFDAYGCERVW; encoded by the coding sequence CTGAGCGTTCTCGTCGATACGCAGGCGGTCGCCTGGTACCTGATCCCGGGGCCGAGGCTCACCAAGCGGGCGCGCGTGCGCATGGCGGGCGCCACGCGGCTGTTCGTGTCGCTGGCCTCGGTCTGGGAAGCGAACATCAAGCGCGCAAAGCACGGCGATGCGCGGCTCGGATCGCTCGGGCCGTGGCTCGATCGCATGCGGGAGACGGGCTTGCCCGAGCCGTTCGAACTCCTGCCGATCGAATTCGAGGACTGCTACGCCGTTCGCGATCTTCCGGCGGTGCACGGCGACCCGTTCGACCGGATGATCGCCGCCCAGGCGCGGCGGCGGACCATCCCGGTGATCAGCGCCGATCCGGTGTTCGACGCCTATGGCTGCGAGCGGGTGTGGTGA
- the cobT gene encoding cobaltochelatase subunit CobT, protein MTDQSPSEQFRRALTAATRALSKERDLEVKYGGDRAGVARGGIVLPNPPEKLTVDEAAKARGRADALALRFALHDSAAHQKSMPPGDVARKIFDAAEQARCEGLGAQAMRGVADNLDAALIDKCRRNGWNVAEDRQSAPLQDAISMLVRERISGRPTPEDAKGLMKVWREDLEAAAGPALDALADSAGDQKKFADALRQVIRDLDLSDELGEYDEQEDEDDSQDDSGVEQEPQSGEDEGENEPDQGEEDQPADAKGTAADTDDIHYAEESNTRVEADDEPGESMEAARPNWIPPGGEDADAYKVFTTKFDEVIQAGDLCDGDELARLRRNLDQHLKGLEGAVGRLANRLQRKLMAKQQRAWAFDLEEGVLDPARLPRVILDPMMPLSFKQEKDTDFRDTVVTLLLDNSGSMRGRPILVAAACADILARTLERCGVKTEILGFTTKAWKGGRSKEEWLAQGKPPNPGRLNDLRHIVYKGADAPWRRARPSLGLMLRDGLLKENIDGEALLWAHKRLMGRPEQRRILMVISDGAPVDDGTQSANSPAYLEKHLREVISMIEDRSEVELLAIGIGHDVTRYYKRAVTIVDVEQLAGAMTDQLADLFDEKPKARRRGERKGRGGPGLSALKRATTSARR, encoded by the coding sequence ATGACCGATCAGTCCCCGTCCGAACAGTTCCGCCGCGCCCTCACCGCCGCCACCCGCGCGCTCTCAAAGGAGCGCGATCTCGAGGTGAAGTATGGCGGCGATCGCGCCGGCGTGGCGCGCGGCGGGATCGTGCTGCCCAACCCGCCTGAAAAGCTGACCGTCGACGAGGCCGCCAAGGCGCGCGGCCGGGCCGACGCGCTGGCGCTGCGCTTTGCGCTGCACGACAGCGCCGCGCACCAGAAATCGATGCCGCCCGGCGATGTGGCGCGGAAGATTTTCGACGCCGCCGAACAGGCGCGCTGCGAGGGGCTGGGCGCACAGGCCATGCGCGGGGTGGCGGATAATCTCGACGCCGCTTTGATCGACAAATGCCGGCGCAACGGCTGGAACGTCGCCGAGGACCGCCAGTCCGCCCCGCTGCAGGACGCGATCTCCATGCTGGTGCGCGAGCGGATTTCCGGCCGGCCGACGCCTGAGGACGCCAAGGGCCTGATGAAGGTCTGGCGCGAGGATCTGGAAGCCGCGGCCGGGCCGGCGCTGGACGCCCTGGCCGACAGCGCGGGCGACCAGAAGAAGTTCGCCGACGCCCTGCGCCAGGTGATCCGCGATCTCGATCTGTCCGACGAGCTCGGCGAATACGACGAGCAGGAGGACGAGGACGACAGCCAGGACGATTCCGGCGTCGAACAGGAGCCCCAGTCCGGAGAGGACGAGGGCGAGAACGAGCCCGATCAGGGCGAGGAAGACCAGCCCGCCGACGCCAAGGGCACGGCCGCCGACACTGACGACATCCACTACGCCGAAGAGTCCAACACCCGCGTCGAAGCCGACGACGAACCGGGCGAGTCCATGGAGGCCGCGCGCCCCAACTGGATCCCGCCCGGCGGCGAGGACGCGGACGCCTACAAGGTCTTCACCACCAAGTTCGACGAGGTCATCCAGGCCGGCGATCTGTGCGACGGCGACGAGCTGGCCCGCCTCAGGCGCAATCTCGATCAGCATCTCAAAGGCCTCGAAGGCGCGGTGGGCCGGCTGGCCAACCGGCTGCAGCGCAAGCTGATGGCCAAGCAGCAACGCGCCTGGGCGTTCGATCTCGAAGAAGGCGTGCTCGATCCCGCCCGCCTGCCGCGGGTGATCCTCGATCCGATGATGCCGCTGAGCTTCAAGCAGGAGAAGGACACCGACTTCCGCGACACGGTCGTCACGCTGCTTCTGGACAATTCAGGCTCAATGCGCGGCCGGCCCATCCTGGTGGCCGCCGCCTGCGCGGACATTCTCGCGCGCACGCTGGAGCGCTGCGGCGTGAAGACCGAGATCCTGGGCTTCACCACCAAGGCGTGGAAGGGCGGGCGGTCGAAGGAAGAATGGCTCGCCCAGGGCAAGCCGCCCAATCCGGGCCGGCTCAATGATCTGCGCCATATCGTCTACAAGGGCGCGGACGCGCCCTGGCGGCGCGCGCGGCCCTCGCTCGGGCTGATGCTGCGAGACGGGCTCCTGAAGGAGAATATCGACGGCGAGGCGCTGCTCTGGGCGCACAAGCGGCTGATGGGCCGGCCCGAGCAGCGGCGCATCCTGATGGTGATTTCCGACGGCGCGCCGGTCGACGACGGCACCCAGTCGGCGAACTCCCCGGCCTATCTCGAAAAGCATCTGCGCGAGGTCATCTCGATGATCGAGGACCGCTCGGAGGTGGAGCTTCTGGCCATCGGCATCGGCCATGACGTGACCCGCTATTACAAGCGCGCAGTGACCATCGTGGACGTCGAACAGCTCGCCGGCGCGATGACCGACCAGCTCGCCGACCTGTTCGATGAAAAGCCCAAGGCCCGCCGCCGCGGCGAACGCAAGGGCCGCGGCGGGCCGGGCCTGTCCGCGCTCAAGCGCGCCACGACGAGCGCGAGACGCTAG